In Fundulus heteroclitus isolate FHET01 chromosome 8, MU-UCD_Fhet_4.1, whole genome shotgun sequence, a genomic segment contains:
- the purg gene encoding purine-rich element-binding protein gamma yields the protein MMMMMMMADGCCRGMDRTRGKIPSDSLSRHAYPQQYIQAGAPQQGSDIQELASKRVDIQKKRFYLDVKQSVRGRFLKIAEVWIGRGRHDNIRKSKLTLSMSMAPALRYCLGDFIDYYARIGLRGSLAQTGQLAEEHGSNGQGRGHDVRRKAREQHASPAGSVGSDDHAHRVLKSEFIERDNRKYFLDLKENQRGRFLRIRQTVSKGHGTMGYYGQGIEQTIVLPAQGLIEFRDALSQLIEDYGDEEADEHGRLGSRSRLENPELPEAASFRVDNKRFYFDVGSNRYGVFLKISEVRQPYRNTITVPLKAWARFGENFIRYEEEMRRIFSCHKEKRTEGRQDSVEQED from the coding sequence atgatgatgatgatgatgatggctgATGGGTGTTGCAGGGGCATGGATAGAACCAGGGGTAAGATCCCGTCCGATTCTCTGTCCAGACACGCGTATCCTCAGCAGTACATCCAGGCTGGAGCGCCGCAGCAGGGAAGTGACATCCAGGAATTGGCCTCAAAGCGCGTTGACATCCAGAAGAAACGCTTCTACCTGGACGTGAAGCAGAGCGTCCGCGGTCGCTTCCTGAAAATAGCCGAGGTGTGGATCGGGAGAGGGCGTCATGACAACATCAGGAAGAGCAAGCTGACCCTGTCCATGTCAATGGCTCCGGCTCTGCGTTACTGCCTGGGAGACTTCATCGACTATTACGCGCGAATCGGGCTGCGGGGGAGCCTGGCTCAGACCGGCCAGCTGGCAGAGGAGCACGGCAGCAACGGCCAGGGCCGCGGGCACGACGTTCGCAGAAAAGCGCGGGAGCAGCACGCGTCCCCCGCCGGCTCGGTGGGCTCCGACGATCATGCCCACCGTGTTCTCAAGAGCGAGTTCATCGAGAGAGACAACAGGAAGTACTTTCTGGACCTCAAGGAGAACCAGAGAGGCAGGTTCCTCCGCATACGGCAGACCGTCAGCAAAGGCCACGGCACAATGGGCTACTACGGCCAGGGCATCGAGCAGACCATCGTGCTGCCCGCTCAGGGACTCATCGAGTTCAGAGACGCCCTGTCCCAGCTCATCGAGGACTACGGGGACGAAGAGGCGGACGAGCACGGCCGCCTGGGCTCCAGGAGTCGCCTCGAGAATCCCGAGCTTCCTGAGGCGGCGTCTTTCCGAGTGGACAACAAGCGCTTTTACTTCGACGTGGGCTCAAACCGCTACGGGGTTTTCCTAAAAATCAGCGAAGTGCGCCAGCCGTACAGGAACACCATCACGGTCCCGTTAAAAGCCTGGGCTCGGTTCGGAGAGAACTTCATCAGGTATGAGGAGGAGATGCGGAGGATCTTCTCGTGCCACAAGGAGAAGAGGACAGAAGGACGACAGGACAGCGTGGAGCAGGAGGACTGA